A segment of the Candidatus Izimaplasma bacterium HR1 genome:
AATGGAAGATTTTTCGCTGTATTTTTTTACGAAGTATTTTGACAAAGTAGTAATAACTGATATTGATACTCTTAGTGTTAGCAAAGTTGTAAATGAAATGAAACTGAGCAAAAGCGAGCGGAAGAAAATAATAATTAAAGAAGTTGAATATACAGGATTTGAAAAAGCAAATTTCTTTTCTGATTTTAGAAGTGAGATTTATAAGATTTCAACTTTTGATGCGATTGATAAGTTTCTTGAAACAAAGTTTGAAGAGATTAAGGACTATGAGTTCTTAAAAAATGATTTTAGAAAATATGATTTTATTTATGTTTCACCAATCTACACACAGTTAATCTATAATCAGATTTTACTTGAATGTTCACTACTAAGAGAAGGTGGATATCAAGAGAATTTGCTTAAATATATTGAGAACGTGATTTTAGATGAAATGGTTAATATTATTAATCGTTTCAACAGTAATATTGTTCATTTGATGGGTGAATATGGGAAACTATTTGTTCTTAGCGACATTTTTGAAGTTAATGTGGGAAGCGAATTTGATTTGCGAATTACTTCAGGAATAAAAGATAGGAACATAATGGATCACATATATGAGCAATATACGAAGAAGTACGGAATGGGCCTCGGGGATTTTGGTCTCTACAATCTTGATGAAAAGATTAATGCTGGTATCTACAAATGGCTTAAGTGGCCATTTAAAGACAACACCAATCTGATTATCAAGCTCAAAATATATGAAAAGAGTAAATTAAATAAGGAGGTAAAATTATGAAATATTTAGCAACTTTTCTTGTATTATTTCTTGTCTATGTATTATTATCAGGCTTTGTTGTTCAGGAATTAATATTAGGAGCTATTGTGAGTCTTGTATTAACATTGATTATCGCAAAATATGTTGATTACAAGATAGATGCACTATTTCCAATAAGATTAGTTAAATTCATTTTTGTCTATTTATTTGTATTCATCTGGCAATTGATTTTAGCTAACATTGATGTCGCAAGAAGAGTATTAAGTCCGAAGATTCCATTAAATCCTGGAATCATCAAAGTTGATACTGAACTTGAGGGGGATTTTGCAAAATTGACTTTAGCAAATTCAATTACCTTAACTCCAGGTACATTAAGTATTGATGTAGAAGAGAATAGTCTTTATGTCCATACTGTTGAAGTTAAAGGTGAAACAAGTGAAGAGAAGCAACAAAACATCAAAGAACCTTTTGAAAAAATACTAGGAGGGATTTTTAAATGATATTAGATATTATTGTATTCCTTCTCATAGGATTAGGAATGCTATTTGCGATTATTAGACTTATTAAAGGTCCAACCATGGCAAATAGAATTGTATCTCTTGATACATTCAACATTATAGTGATCGGTGTAATAGTATTTTTAGCACACCAATTTGAAAATTCACTATATCTTGATATTGCAATTGTTTACGCTATATTAGCATTTTTAGAAACAATTGTATTCGCAAGATACTTGGAGGGTAAAAATGGAAATAGTTAGTTATGTTTTTATGATAATCGGTGGATTATTCTTCCTCTTAGGTGGACTAGGCGTTTTAAGAATGCCAGATGTATTTAACAGAATTCAAGCAGGAACTAAAGCAACTACATTAGGAGCTTTTAGTTTGTTAATAGGTGTGGGTATTAGCCACCCTGATTGGTTATTAAAAGTTGGTTTGATTATTGTATTTATTGCTTTATCAAATCCAATTGGTTCATCGGTACTTGCTAAAGCAGCATATCGAAGTGAACCATTACCTTCAAATTTAGTTCAAGATGATTTGAAAGATGTTTATGGAGGTGAAGATGATGAGTAGTATAATTGAATATTTTACTAATATGGAGTTAATTGATTATCTAAGTTTATTTATTAGTGTTTTACTTCTTATCTTAGCTTTCTTAGCGATTAACGCAAAGTCTTTAATTAGAGGTGTAATGTTTATGTCATCACTAAGTATGCTGAGTGTTATCGCATTCGTAATTATGAAAGCACCAGATGTGGCTGTAACTGAAGCTGTTATTGGTAGTGGTTTAGTAACGAGTTTATTTGTGTTTACTTTACTAGGTGTTAGAAAGGTGGGACACAAATCATGAAGAATTTCTTAGGTTTAGTTGTTGCACTATTACTAGGGGTTTTAATCATTATTAGTTTAAACAATAATGTTTTATTCCCAGATTACGGTGAAGCGGATGTAAGTGAAAGAGTTAGTAGTGGTTATATAAATCGTGATACTACTGAGGATAATGCAGTAGTAGATTTCGGTGAATCAACTGATTTAGAAAGTGGTCCTGCAAATATCGTTACGGCGATTGTTGCTGATTATAGAAGTTTTGATACACTTGGAGAAATCACAGTGTTATTTGTTTCATCTTTAGGAGTAGCTTTACTTTTGGCAGCTGGAAATAAGAGAAGACTTGAATTAAACTTTAAACCAAACTTTATGTTACGAGTTGGTAGTAGAGCATTGTTTGGGATTATTCTTATGACTGGTGTATTTGTTACAATTCATGGACATTTAACTCCTGGTGGAGGTTTTCCTGGTGGAACGATGATCGCTAGTAGTATTTTATTACTGTATTTAGCTGATGATCAGTTTAGAACTAAAGTATCAGGATTCAAAGTTCTTGAAAGTGTTGCAGGAAGTATATATGTAATAATCGGTTTAGTTGGATTATTCGCATTTGATTACTTCTTAGTTAACTTCTTAAATAATGGTGTTTTAGGAGAATTGTTTAGTGCTGGTATTGTCCCAATTATTTATGTCCTAATCGGTTTAAAAGTTGGTAGTGAAATATCTGGTATTATCGATAATTTCTTGACAGAGGAGGGAGTATAATATGTTGCAATTTGTAGCTATATTCCTAATGATGTTAGGACTGTATGGAATTTTAACTAGACGAAATGTTATCAAAATTATAATTTCATTAAATATTTTAGAAATCGGGTTAAATATCTTTATTATTAGTACTGGGTATGTTCATGGTGGTATTGCTCCAATCTATACTTTAGTATCAAATAACAATAGTGTTAATTTTGTAGATCCATTACCACAAGCTTTAGTTTTAACAGCTATCGTAATTGGTGTTGGAACAACAGCTTTAGGGCTTGCGTTAGCAAGA
Coding sequences within it:
- the mnhB gene encoding Putative monovalent cation/H+ antiporter subunit B yields the protein MKNFLGLVVALLLGVLIIISLNNNVLFPDYGEADVSERVSSGYINRDTTEDNAVVDFGESTDLESGPANIVTAIVADYRSFDTLGEITVLFVSSLGVALLLAAGNKRRLELNFKPNFMLRVGSRALFGIILMTGVFVTIHGHLTPGGGFPGGTMIASSILLLYLADDQFRTKVSGFKVLESVAGSIYVIIGLVGLFAFDYFLVNFLNNGVLGELFSAGIVPIIYVLIGLKVGSEISGIIDNFLTEEGV
- the nuoK gene encoding NADH-quinone oxidoreductase subunit K encodes the protein MLQFVAIFLMMLGLYGILTRRNVIKIIISLNILEIGLNIFIISTGYVHGGIAPIYTLVSNNNSVNFVDPLPQALVLTAIVIGVGTTALGLALARKMYLKHGTFELDEMGEE
- the mnhE gene encoding Putative monovalent cation/H+ antiporter subunit E, which translates into the protein MKYLATFLVLFLVYVLLSGFVVQELILGAIVSLVLTLIIAKYVDYKIDALFPIRLVKFIFVYLFVFIWQLILANIDVARRVLSPKIPLNPGIIKVDTELEGDFAKLTLANSITLTPGTLSIDVEENSLYVHTVEVKGETSEEKQQNIKEPFEKILGGIFK
- the mnhF gene encoding Putative monovalent cation/H+ antiporter subunit F — protein: MILDIIVFLLIGLGMLFAIIRLIKGPTMANRIVSLDTFNIIVIGVIVFLAHQFENSLYLDIAIVYAILAFLETIVFARYLEGKNGNS
- the mnhG gene encoding Putative monovalent cation/H+ antiporter subunit G — protein: MEIVSYVFMIIGGLFFLLGGLGVLRMPDVFNRIQAGTKATTLGAFSLLIGVGISHPDWLLKVGLIIVFIALSNPIGSSVLAKAAYRSEPLPSNLVQDDLKDVYGGEDDE